From one Catenuloplanes nepalensis genomic stretch:
- a CDS encoding magnesium transporter MgtE N-terminal domain-containing protein, whose translation MKGMPPDRLPVVLKELTPADLARLLPVMAVDYRTRVVGMLSEAQLIGVAGKLPQESAVTVLRSLPEEQLVAIVDRLPGPVSSALYGSLPSAVQPDVLSKMDPRQAQAAVAPHYERAVADALARANTEVLIPHSGPAGVLLVPLFGRRVAIAPRHGDDGRVAVRDAEEAAYHHRAHAALAITDLPVAEDVQAYCSQARREGRSLDTALWAGDRHDGALKKALVSLFR comes from the coding sequence ATGAAAGGTATGCCGCCGGACCGCCTGCCGGTGGTGCTGAAGGAGCTGACCCCGGCCGATCTGGCACGTCTGCTGCCCGTGATGGCGGTGGACTACCGCACCCGGGTCGTCGGGATGCTCTCCGAGGCCCAGCTGATCGGCGTGGCCGGGAAGCTGCCGCAGGAGTCCGCGGTGACGGTGCTGCGCTCGCTGCCGGAGGAACAGCTGGTCGCGATCGTCGACCGGCTTCCCGGCCCGGTGTCGAGCGCGCTCTACGGCTCGCTGCCGTCCGCGGTGCAGCCGGACGTGCTGTCGAAGATGGACCCGCGGCAGGCCCAGGCCGCGGTCGCGCCGCACTACGAGCGGGCGGTCGCGGACGCGCTGGCCAGGGCGAACACGGAGGTTCTGATCCCGCACTCGGGACCGGCCGGGGTGCTGCTGGTGCCGCTGTTCGGCCGCCGGGTGGCGATCGCACCCCGGCACGGCGACGACGGCCGGGTCGCGGTCCGCGACGCGGAGGAGGCGGCCTACCACCACCGGGCCCACGCGGCGCTGGCCATCACGGACCTGCCGGTCGCGGAGGACGTGCAGGCGTACTGCTCGCAGGCCCGCCGCGAGGGCCGTTCGCTGGACACCGCACTGTGGGCCGGCGACCGGCACGACGGCGCACTGAAGAAGGCACTGGTCAGCCTGTTCCGCTGA